The sequence GCAGGCGGATGTGTGTTTATGGGTGGTGACCGAACCCGATACTTCCCCGCCGGAGTTGGGAATGATGCTGAAAACCTGGGGTCGTCCCGTGGTGAAGGTGATTAATGTGCGGGGGGGTGCGATGCCAGCCTTTGCTCCTCCCCAGGGGAATCTCATTGCCACGGTGGCAGTCCGTTTATTTCCCCACCCCCAACCCCTGCGCCGGGAATGGCCGGATGGCCGGGTGGAGTGGGACACGGTAACTTTGGCCGCTGACCTGACCCCCCTGCAAACCCTGGTCGCCGACCTCTTGACCTCCCAAACGGCCATTCGCACAGTCAATCAGTTGCAACACCTGGCAGACCGGGAGCGGCAATGGGCACACCAACAAGGGCAAATGCCAGTGGCGTGGGCACCCCTGCTGGTTAAGTCCCTACTTCTAACCCTCAGTCCGGGGGGCTGGTTGAGCCTGGGGCTTTCCCTGGGGACGGATTTGGTAACGCTGGTTTTCCTCAGCCGCCGTTTGCATCTGCCCTTTACCCGTCACGGCATCAACCGGCTCCTGGTTGCTCTGGTCGTTAGTAGTGCCACGGCAGGTTGGCTGGGGGAGGTGGGCGAATGGGGGGGAATGATGGCGCTGGGGCAAGGACTGTGGGGGGGTCTGACCAGCTACGGACTGCAACGGGTCGCCCGCACCTATCTCCAACAGGGAATGACTTGGCAAGCGGATGGCCCCGACCGGCTTTTGCGGCAGATTTACCAGCACCTCACCCCGGGCACCTGGCTCCATACTTGGGTTGCCAGCCTGATCCAACCGGACTTGGGCAAGTCTGACCATTGGACGAGGGATGACACCCCTAGCGGCGGTCAAAGTTAAATTTGCGGGGACGGGCGGGTTTGTCCGGGTTGGATAGGGGTCGCTCGGGCGGTTCGGGGGTATCACTGCGGCTGGCCTGGGCGGCTTCGGCGGCCTTTCTCGCTTCCCGTGCCTGGGCAATTTTGTCCAAAACTTCCTGGGGGACTTTTTCCAGCAGGAGGGCGGGCAGGGCGTACTGTTCATCGCCCCAAGCCTTGCGGCAACTCAGGGTCGCCATCGGTTGACCGTTGGACTTGATGTAGAGGGATTTGACCGTGAAGATGAATTTGGCTCCCTTTTCATTGCGAAACCACACCGGGTCTCCTTCTTGGATACCCAACTGGTCAAGGGAAAGCTCTTTTTTCGGCATGGAGGGCGGACTCCCAGATAAACCAGCGCAGGTAGGGATTTTTACTGTACCGCATTTCCAGCG comes from Synechococcus sp. C9 and encodes:
- a CDS encoding GTPase domain-containing protein, yielding MGDASFWQSIATQRHAHAQRYQPWLGEGNGANAPFTVVVIGAPGVGKSTLLRQLIHPLPLAAGTTPWPVSVFTPEPPVLWTDTPGWSSDQAPAIRCALEQADVCLWVVTEPDTSPPELGMMLKTWGRPVVKVINVRGGAMPAFAPPQGNLIATVAVRLFPHPQPLRREWPDGRVEWDTVTLAADLTPLQTLVADLLTSQTAIRTVNQLQHLADRERQWAHQQGQMPVAWAPLLVKSLLLTLSPGGWLSLGLSLGTDLVTLVFLSRRLHLPFTRHGINRLLVALVVSSATAGWLGEVGEWGGMMALGQGLWGGLTSYGLQRVARTYLQQGMTWQADGPDRLLRQIYQHLTPGTWLHTWVASLIQPDLGKSDHWTRDDTPSGGQS